The Anopheles moucheti chromosome 3, idAnoMoucSN_F20_07, whole genome shotgun sequence genome contains the following window.
CACACCGAACGTGGAACTGTTCTCTGTTCCTTGGCGTGCCTTCAGCTCAGCCAGTGTTTCAATCGGCGAAAGGCCACTGTTCTCCGCCAGAGCCAATGGGATCGACTCGAGCGCAACACTAAATGAACGGAACGCATACTGCTCCAGCGTGGACAACTGGTCGGCTTCACGAGCCACCGCCAGGGAGCAGCTGATTTctgcagcaccaccaccatagACGATACGCGAGTCACGAATCAACGAACGGACCACACATAGCGCATCGTGAATTGAGCGTTTCGCTTCCTCCGTAATCATCCGATTACCACCACGGATCAATACCGTAACGGCTCGCGTATTCTTACAGTCCTCAATCACCAGCATCTTGTTCGACGTCGTGCCGAAGCTTAACTCCCGAacaacacctgccgttccaaGTTTATCGGGCGTCAGCTCTTCAAACCGCGGCACAATCCTTCCACCGGTCGCAATAGCAATCAGCTCAATTTCTGGTCCACCAACCCAACGGACGGCGGGCAATTGCTGCTGTAGCAACAAATGGTTCGCCTCATCATCGAAGCCCCATTGACAGATGGCCAGGGTAGCACCGGCATCCTTCACCTGCTTTACCATCTCCAGGAACTTTTCCTGCTCGTACTCGCGCAACTTGCGGTAATCGTCCGCGGACGTCACATCGAGCTTATGCTTGGTCTTGGGCTTCGGTGGCTCGAACGGGCAGGTGAGAATCGCCAACTTCACGTCCTTCATCACGGTCGGCATCTGCGTGTGGCTCATTGTTTTATCCACCACCACACCCTTCACCAGACAGGTGTCCTCCATCCTTCCGCCCACCTTGCACTCCAGCTTGATCAGCTCGAAATTCACGTCCTTTTTCTCGAGGTCGGCCACCGTCAGTACGGCATCGACCGCAATTTCGGCCATCTGCCGGTGACACTTGTTCACGATCTTGCTGCCGAGCGTGGTCATGGCCACACGGATCAGAGGTTCCTTGTTGTCACGTGACACAGGGAAGGGTTGCGCGATCGTGTCCAGATGCTTCACGGCACACTGTGCGGCCAGTTCAAACCCATCCGCAATACGAATCGGATGAATGCCCCGATCGAGCAAGGATTCGGCTTGTTCGAGTAAAGCTCCCGCCAGCACAACGACACCCGTCGTTCCATCGCCGATTTCATTGTCTTGTGATTGACTGAGCTGTACCATCAGCTTACCAATTTCATGGTCCACATCCATCTCCTTCATGATTGTGGCACCATCGTTCGTGACCATGACATCACCGTCGCCACTGACCATCATCTTGTCCAAACCCTTCGGTCCGAGCGACGAACGAATGATGGAGGCAATCTGCTTCGCTGCCAAGATGTGACTCTGCGAGGAATTGGGTGCGTAGGttgaacgaaaaaacaaagtgAGGTTAGGTTTGATTGCGGTATTCCGGCTGTGTGTCGAAACAGTATTTTAACAAAGAAAATGACTACAAATGTGTCATTTTGCGGGGTATATCGAAGGATATCACcagaaaattaaatatcaCGTGAATATATACAGAATAATCGCAACTTCTTTTGCAACACAACAGCATGATCAATTTGGGTAGACTCGGTCACGGGATGAATCACTGCAAGCGAAGCAACACCCGGACAGAATATTACCTTAATGGCCTCGTTGCCGGTTAACCGCTTCTGGTTCTCCTGGTCGCGGAGCACGATAAACGGGCGCCCATATTCGTCACAGGCAAACGTTCCCGGTAAGGACATCATCTTGAACGATTTTCTCCGCTACTAGCACACTGCAATTGCAGCGGGGTACAGAATGAAACAAACCACGTGAAATTAGTACTACATATGGCTCAATTTAATGAGACATGATTAAGCGACGAAACTGTAACAtaccaaaaacgaaaaacgaactGAGTCACACTTTTTGGGGAAATGAAAAACGAATTTTCCTTCCGGCAAAAAAGCAGAGTGTGGTCGACTGGCTGTTTCCACTCTTTCGGTTCGCGTgattctttttgttgttctttttcccCACTGACGGATGGTGGCTAAGTTTATATGACGGAGTGCAATACTGCGTTTTGGTTGGTTTCCTTcgggtttaattaatttttaaccaCGACCTGCACCATAATTGTAAAGAACTAAAATCTATAAAACAGATGTTGAAAAATATGTTGATGTTAGTTCACCGTTTTACTAGAATGGAATTGCAAGAAATAATAGTTTCGAACATGGACACGTTTTGCCTCTCTTCTAATTCCATCAGTGTATCTCGCTCTTTTTCGAACATGATGACGATTTGACAGATCCAGAtgataaaaaacaaaccctaGCGCAACGAAACAAGCGACACACAACTCGCCTTTCGGTGAAATTGGGAGGcatttttctattgttttccgATTCGTTGTTGCGTGCGGTTGCATCGTGAATGCACAGGTGAAGTGCCCTGCTGCCGTACAGGTGAAGTGAAACAACATTCTTTCCATGGTCCATGGTGTAAAGTGCGCAGAAAACGTGTTCGCAAAATTCAGGCGTCAAAATCGCGGAACATAAAAAGTGAGCAAAAATCAGCATTACTATGAAAAGGAGGAGTAGATAGAAAAAAGTGGGTTTCCATCTTTCGTCCGGAAGAAGAAAACGAGTGTTTATTCGTGTATTTGCGTAAAGCTGTGGAAAAGTTGCAACCCGATCAGCCTGCTTCGGGCCCGGGGCCCCCGTGGAAAGTGGTTTTGTGGTGCCAAAAAGGTGAAGGAAACTGCTTTTCTCGCAGCAGCGCCACGATTTCCACCCGGAATTTGGAGGGCAAAGCGCTCTCGATGTTGctcaatgatgatgatagggTGAGATAGTGGCGTTTTATTGTTGGAGGTTAGTGTCGGAGTGGTTTTCGAGTGCGTATAGTGTTCTGTTTCGTAGCGAAAAgtgcgtgcgtgtgagtgCGCGGGGGTTTAAAGAATTTATTCTTTTTGCAATCGTTTTCGGTAAATCGCTTGAAAGAGTTGGTTGTGTGCTATTGCTTTTTGACCGTGTCCGTGCCTGTACGTGTtcgttgtgtgagtgtgcgcgCGTGCCCATCTTGCGGAAGATTGCATATTTCCTCTTCCACCTCCGAGGTATGATGTTGGGTTAAATTCATTCCGTAGTCCAATGTTTACTGTGGTGGTTTAGAATTAGAACATTGTTCAATGCAAACATCCGCACCAAAAGTGTTTACTGTGTTTTAAATGCACCCTGGCGTTAATGTATTGTTGTTCCTTCAAATCTCATAAATCGTTGCAAGCTTTGATAAATTAGCGAATAATTTCGGTGGTAACTATGATTGCAGTGCCAAGGTTAATGGTATTATCTAGTGTTTGTTTAAGAGTTCGGTAAAcgaaaaccggaagaaaacaaatgaagcGGTTCCAAATGTTCATGAGGAAGTTTTGCGTTTCGTATGCATCAGCATAAGAAGGAATTCGGCTTCGGCTGCGTACAAAAAGTAATCGAAAATTGTGTGCGGATCATGTGCACAAACACTAGCGAAGTAAGAGGACTAGGCAGAGTAGCAGCACCCCAGCAGCAATAGAGATTTCGTACGCACGCATACCAGTTGACATTCCGCGTTTTCCGTTCTTGCCAGGGAGCAAGGGAACCGAGGGAAATGGTCCTCTTTTGGAGGATGGAAATACTGCCCTTTCTCTCGACCCTATCGTTTGCATTTCCTGCACCATGAGTTTGGATAATTTTCTTTGGTGCGTTTGCTCCAAAGTGGAGTTACGTCCAAGCGCGTGTGTTTGTCCGCCGGTTTCGATGTGTGCGTTAAAATGGTATCGAATTTTTGGATAAGAAAAATAGCATAGAGAGCAGACAATTTTCACTAGGGAAAAGGTGACGCCgatgaaataatattttttacccTCGGAATTACGTGtctattagttttttttctccaaaaaTTACAACGGAGAATATATTTGTGGTAAAAATACTTCCGCACCCGGCATTTCACCCCCGGTTTCGGATGCTTccttttccgtttcatccccTTTCTTTGctagtgtgagtgtgttcatAGTCCCTCCACCCCTCTTTttaacacgcacacacacaactgaCGAAAAGCAACCCGGTATCCCCCCTACTCCACgcaagcaaagaaaaaggatacaCACCATCAGCGTAGGGTTCGCGCATGTGTGTTAGTGTTGAGGGTCCCcttgcctgctgctgctcgtgtCCGTGCGTAGCTCCACTAAGGGACAGAGAGAGCAGTGAATGGtgtgaatgaaattttggGAACACGGAACACGACACGAAACAGTGCTCCGGGTTTTCCGTCTCCGGTTTCTATTTTTTGGCCTTCCGTCGCCGCCACAACggcgttgttgttgtcgttgtcgGTGTTGGGTGGAGGAAGTTCGAAGGATACTGACGCCTGTCCCGCGATGGCGGCGTGTTAGTGTTTTGCTGCCCGCGAGAATGCGAGGACCAACAAAATTGTGATCATACAAGCCATTTGCTACCCCTGGGTGGGAAATGTTTACCTTCATAGAGcgttaataatatttttttcttaaattgtaCTCTTAATTTGTgtaatgaaatagaaaatctAAAAATCACACCGTGTTCTTCCTCGGCCAAACGCATTCCACGCGTTGGAAGATTGAATAACGAGATTGATTGCAACCATTTTAGTGTGCatctgtgtgcgtgcgtggatAGTAAATCGAAAGTGGAAGATTAACGGTGGGCCGTGAAaatccttctttttttcgagTGAGACACGCAAAAGTGAGCAAACAATACCATCGCAAACCCCAAAACCACGTAATCAGCTCACAGCTCGTTTTCCGTGATGGCATCCCGTTTGATTGTGTGTACGTTGCTGCACGTTACCTTCTGGGCGCTTGTATGTATGCAAGGCACTGCGTTGTTTACTAAAAATGTAGATTTGTGTCCCAAATCGACCGCATCCTAAGATATTTGTGCGTAAATATTAAGGGCGGTATGAGAAGTGTCGGTGGTGAGATAAATATCTCACCCAGCCAATTCGGAAGTGAGTAACGTGATCGATTCGATGTTCAGCAAAAAGTGATGTCAAATAAGGAATTTCCAACCCCGCCGGAAGTACATCCTGTGTGTGCATATTCTTTTGTTCCGCTTGGTGACTGTTGGCGAAAGCAAAAGTGTGATTTAAAACGTGAATTACAAAAATTAATGCATACATAGTTTGTGAGTTGTTCGACAGAAATATAGAAAGCGTAATAAAGcttgtatttaattttcagtaaggagtgtatgtgtgtgaaaaGTGAGATATAATTAGTTGGAATTAGAATTGCCCACACGCGGAAGCAGCCCGCGAGCAAATTGATCATTATGTTGCTATACTGATTcccaaacaagaaaaaaagtgtTCGGTTTTGGAAGCCGTCCAAGTGTTGAAACCGTGCAAAAGAGCATAACAAATCTTAAAAGAATAACAGGCAAAAAAGGTAATAAATAGTCCGCTACAGTGATACGcacgcaaaaaaacacacatacaccgccGGCTGAGGTAGATGGCGGGGTGGGCGAAGCGAAAAAGTGGTggcgaataaaaataaataaaagtgcTAATCTTTTCTGATGAGCAAAAATTGTCGGTGGTGCGATCGCGAGTTCGAAACGTCTTCGCCGCCGTTGCTGTGGTTCGTTTCCGGTCGCCGGTGGCCGCCGGCGAAACCGAGCCAGCAACCGTGAACCGGAGCAAAATCCCTCAAATGACGCAGATCGCAAGCATTACCACAGCGACGATCGTGATTGATCGTAAAGTGGAAAAACGTAGAGCAACCACCCGTGCCGGAACGATGTGGAACATTGCGGACGGGTTGGACGGTACGGTGGGGCACGCGGTGGCGGCAGCAATGAGAAGACGAAGAAGCCAGAATAGTCGGCGGTTGCACCAGTGGACGGTGCTGTCCGCCGCTACCATGatcctgctgttgctgccgagCATTAGCGATCGTAGCTCTGCCAAAGGTAAGTGGACGACACTCATAAAACAAAGTCTTGGAGGGTTTGGATTAGAGATGAGGTTTTGAGTCCTAACCGAGTTTGTTGTTAAGATAcaccttgttgttgtttgactGACACTTGATCTTCTTAGGGTTTCTTTCTAAGACTAAAACATAGTTTAACTGTGGTTTTCCACAAGTCGAACGTTGCTAAGACACACGTCCAACCACACTCACCGTTGTGTAAAGATTCGTGTTCACAGTTTGTGTTAACTGTGGAAATGCTCTTGACTTTCCGAAGTACGGCAGGAATTTGGTAAGAGTTTGATAGAAGTTTCAGTCTTTTGTGGAAATAcagtttttcatatttttaaaagaGCAAGTTCGATAAGAGGTATCAAATGAGGCGACTCATAATAAAATTGACTGATAATATCttctaatttatttctttacaatcgctttcgatttttttaattttttcttccaatAACTCGCTTGAAATGCTGAATACATTACGAGCAAGAAAGGAATATGATTCTGCATCATTCAAATATTAACGACATTTCAGGCCGATTCATTATACGCCCAAATGTCGCATAATTAGGATATCTCGCACATTGTATCTAATTCTGGAACTACCTTCACTGGGTAGTTCTCATATAAAAGTAAGACGCTTACTACTAAAGCTGATACCAATTTGACTAATTCTAAGAACTGTTTAAATTCTACAATTAACAGACCATTGAACATTGAACATTGCACATTGATCTGTACGCtaattagtttatttttgaTTCTTACATTTTGAAATTATTACTGCGCAGTGGTTCTTATAACAGGACCTTCGTTTTCGACTCTACAAATATGATCGGTTGTGGTATCGCTATGACATAATGTCTAAATGGGAGATATATCCTGAATGGTGGATTCGGTGATCAAAGAAGTTCTCCTAAACCATTTtcgataaaaatatattaacacCCCTTTTACCATAACCATCGATAAGCCAATGCATAATCAAGCGCCGATAGATTGTAAAATCCCGACCACCATTACTACTAGCCCGATACGGCGAACGCCATTGCTCCGGCACGGTGAGCTTTATCGAAGCGCCAAATAAATAATGACCCCATGCTAATCACCCTTTTCCCTAATCAATCGCGAAGACGCGAATCGCCGTCGGACCGGAATGGGAATCGGTTTCGATTTCACTCGCCTGcagcctgcctgcctgcctgcacCTGCCATCTCCTGGCAATCGAATCGGAATATCTTTCCGCTTTTCGCACGCCTGTTCTAATCCCGCCGTTGCGTCGCCAGACGTTTGCCGGTGACGATATTTTTAGCGATGACGGGTACGTCGATGGGCACGCACATTGTATCTAATTCTCCACATGGAAATGGATGTGCGTTTGTGTTGCGTGCgagtgtttgcgtgtgtgcgcCGTGTGACCCGCACGGGCACGGCTAGCTGTCAATCAGTCGGTAAGGGTGGtggttgtttattgttcgacGTTGCTCATCATTAGGTGacatgcatttttatttgttgtttttttttcgctgctcgGTTCCATCCACCTGTGGTCATCAATAAATTCTGTGTTGTGTCTCTGGAAGTGTAGTCTCTCTTCACAAAGGGGTTAGTCCACTCAAAATGACATTTTTTACTGGTTCAGGTTGTTGTACGGAGTTTAAATAATGCATTCAAACTATTTACTTCGAAATGCGAGATTCGAGCATCTCGTTGATCTGGGATTGTGTTCCCATCCATCGTACTAccatgttttggtttttcaa
Protein-coding sequences here:
- the LOC128300319 gene encoding T-complex protein 1 subunit epsilon; translation: MMSLPGTFACDEYGRPFIVLRDQENQKRLTGNEAIKSHILAAKQIASIIRSSLGPKGLDKMMVSGDGDVMVTNDGATIMKEMDVDHEIGKLMVQLSQSQDNEIGDGTTGVVVLAGALLEQAESLLDRGIHPIRIADGFELAAQCAVKHLDTIAQPFPVSRDNKEPLIRVAMTTLGSKIVNKCHRQMAEIAVDAVLTVADLEKKDVNFELIKLECKVGGRMEDTCLVKGVVVDKTMSHTQMPTVMKDVKLAILTCPFEPPKPKTKHKLDVTSADDYRKLREYEQEKFLEMVKQVKDAGATLAICQWGFDDEANHLLLQQQLPAVRWVGGPEIELIAIATGGRIVPRFEELTPDKLGTAGVVRELSFGTTSNKMLVIEDCKNTRAVTVLIRGGNRMITEEAKRSIHDALCVVRSLIRDSRIVYGGGAAEISCSLAVAREADQLSTLEQYAFRSFSVALESIPLALAENSGLSPIETLAELKARQGTENSSTFGVDCMLTGNSDMKDHHVIESLHSKKQQIVLATQLVKMILKIDDVRTPSDR